GGCCCACATTCACTGTGGAGTCGTTTCCACAggcttctgcaatgtcacaacatttatttctgaccAGAGTTGcattcaatattatttttttgatcttgccttgatgacgggagattcggaccactgcacaaagtcttctccagcacatcccaaagattctcaatcgggttcagatctggactctgtgggggccaatccatgtgtgaaaatgatgtctcattttcacaatttgagcccgatggatcctggcattatCATCTTGGAGCATGCTcatgccatcagggaagaaaaaatccattgatggaataaccgGGTCCTTCAGTTCAGGTAGTAAGgtgacctcattctttgggcacattgctgaacctagaccagaccaactgcagcaaacccagatcatagcactgccccccacaggcctATGAgcctttttttggccgggcagtgtatataaatatatataaaacatcatTTGTGTATCTGCACCAAATCACATCTACTCCAaaatttaaaagcttttttttcttggctCTTGGTACAGCCTTACACCAAATTTCATGAAAATCCAACCTATATTTTTCCTTAATCCGgtcagaaaacaacacaaaatgccAAAATGAAAAATCGGAAAGtctcacaaaaacaaagcaaaagcaaacaTTAGGATAacaacttttattgttttttccccaagacaaaaaaaatccagagtATACAATAGTGGATTGTCATTAAATGGTGGCTAGCTATGTCACTGAGGACAAAAAAAATCCCTAATCTATCACAGTAAACATTAGAGAAATATACATAGATAAAAATATACCTCTGAGAAAATTCATTTATTGACATTTCCTAACAGCTTATAGTTGGGGGCTCAATCAGTAGCAAAGAAGACTTGTATGATGTGAAGacatgcagaagaagaaaaagcaccACCTCCccccgcccacacacacactatcccaACACCAATATGGAAGAGACTACTCTGGGGAATGTAGGTTAATATTGCTTTACATACCATAGGCTTACATCAGCTGGATATTGAACCGGGTGTTTACAGACATCGGATTCTTTGGCGTTACTCTTATTGCATATATGGTATTCACCTGCTCCTGTTGTACCTCTACAAGGAGCTCCTTTTCCTCACAAAGGTCTGAATCAGCATGGgatcaaataaaatagacaCATTCCTCAATAAGACTCTACagtaaaaaatgtgaacattgcACTCTTCTCTTTAGGCACAAAAAGCCTCGTTTCAACCGAGCGTTCGACTGAGAAGATTCTACAGGCTGAATGAAGCCCCAGTTTGTGTCTTTCGCATTcctaaatgtatatttttacatacaatgtgttttctgtgctgTATGGAAAGGgcttaaatgtatttcctgctTTCACTCCATCAATACAAAATGGAACTAGAAGAAGATGTTTAACGCTAAATGTGATGTAATGAAAATACATGAGGCCCAAACCGGGGCTTCACAAGATTAAAACatgatgtatttaaaatgcaaagtaACTGTAATTATTAAGATTacaatctttgaaaaaaaacaaagcaactcGAAGCGCCGGTTTCAGTGTGAAGGGGAAACCAAACAGAGAccgctctcctcttcctcccgtcTGAGTGACAGGTTGATTATCGccaagaggaggaggggggcggTTGACCTCGACGAGCGTGTTGCGACTCACTAACAGGGTGGTTTTCATACCTTTAGACGGACTAACAGGGTTTTCTTGTGGCTaaaaagcttgaaatagaccaaAAGGTGCTGGAATGATGcctaaacatgagtcaggaggAAGAGTAATACTAACATGGGCTCTAATGTAAAATGCATCACCCATCTTTTCTATGAagtaaaacatcattttaataatcCATAATTCCCTCTTTTTATCCCTACCGAACACAGCTTGCAGGACATAGCGCACACAAAGTCTCATTTCTCATCAAACGGTCAGAGCTGTCAGGAGAGATATATCCAAGAGAGGAGCCACTCAGCGGCAGGAAAAGTCAAGAAAAAGCCCAAATCCCAAGATGCACGTGATGGCTTAGTTCAATCTCCGTCGCTCCCTGTGTATCCCATCTGCAGATTTCCTCGTCACATAGAAATCTGCCCCCCCTTCATCACaagtctattaaaaaaaaaaggtgacacCTCCCAGTCAGTGACTCTGTGGGACGTTTGTGTCAGATCGAAAGGAGAAAAACAGGCAGAAGGTGTGTTTCTATGGGGGGGGGCTGTAGGGTGAGAGAGGGAGTTGTCAGGGGGTGTCGGTCACTCCTCGTCTGAGCTGCTGTTCTCCAGAGAGTAAACCATGAAGGCCAGATCAAGCCGGGCCGGTACCATGGGGTGTCCCGGCTTCACCATCTCAAAGCCCATATAGTGGAACGTCCTGATGATGGCCGctgagggagagggggagggacagGGAGAGAGTCAGACATTTAAACGCAGATGTACGAATGAGACGCCTCAGGTACACTGCAGGTTAAGTCGTTATGGTaatttaaaacaggaagtgcgcTGCTGTGTGCTGTTCTTTTGATCTGTTTGTCTGAATATTCTTATCTTTGTCCCGTATGAATGAAACAAAGACCATGCTTTTGTTCTCGGTTCTATGGATTGAGATAAATCCCAGTTCAAATGTACATTAGACATATTGTCTTCAGtggttttaaatgtctgtttccttttaTCTTCCCTGCTGTAATCcaagaaacatttcagactttACCTGACAATAAAGTATTAGTGTGCCGTAAAATTATAAATTGGATAAAAAGATTGTCCACTCCATTTTAGGTGtacagattaaataaataagatagaACATGTTAAATAATGAGGTTAAGGTGTTAAAGGTGGAGATCAGTGTGTTtttcaacttcaaaataagattttTACCCCCTTGAGTTCCTAAACTGGCTCAGTCAAAAGCAACGTTTTGCCTCACAACGGGAAATCCTTTTAGTAAAATCTAGAtcattgatgttttttaaactcaATTTAAAAAGGTTGTAAAAAGCAAATACTGcctctaaaaaagaaaacagtttttagAAAGAAGAAGAGCTCTTACATCGATCCTCTCTGTTTTTATGGAACCACAGGAACACGTAGCTAACTTTCAGCTTCTCCTCCACAAACTCCAGCAGCGCCGTCAGCCTgaggaacacacagacagagagacggatTACTTTCTTCAGTCtctttttaatttgtcttttttgtctgTTGCATTCAAACCAGAACAGCATATTGAATGAAGTgaaagagtgacagagagagaaccaGTTCTAAACAAGTAGAGTGGTGAGCACAGCGTTTTGTTTCCCCTCTTTACATAATGATGCAGTGGCAGCTGCAGAGCTGTGCTACCGCAGCGAGCGAGGTTACTCTGCCTCTGGCATCGATTACAGCCCGGCACAAAGCCAGGTGCTGCAAACCAAATTTATTAGCATTCATTTTAATCTGAGCTGCACTGACGGACTCAAAACAGGATGATAGCAGCCTCTCATGTCCGATATTGAAAAAGAATTCCCCTGAATCTCCCCTGTGGGCTTGATATAGTTTTTGTGAATTTGAATACATTCAAATGCAATTTTTTAAACCAAAGAGAGTGAAGTAAAGTGGTAAAAGGTTCCCCCTTAGAGGCTTCGTTCACCTAAACATTCTGTAGGGGTCTGAACCGGTCCTTACCCTTCTTTGCTCCCGTCCACCAGCGCCCCGGCGGGGATCTCCAGGAAGAGGCTGCCTCTTGATAGAAACGTATCCCAGGAGGCTGAGCGGCGCTCATTCAGCTGGTACTGGAAGCGTAGAAAAGAGGGGGTCCCACTCGCTGTATTGGCCTGCGTTACTGTCAACTTCTCATCCTGGAGCATTAGAGATAAGACAcaacagaaagacatttaattacttaattcaattgtattttttggctttaatgctgacattttaaagtgagACCCTTAAGTTTGAGCTGTAGTCACATAGCAGGCTtaagaaaatgtcattaatgttcttcattttctccatttcttAACTCTCCACTCAAAAGACAGACTTGTTTTACCATCCTACTTCAGAAAAcataataatttatattataaatcAGGCATTAAAAACTGCTGCTTTTAGTCATGATCATCCATTACCTGTCAGATAATCAAGGgaaatatttcatgttgtttccACCCAATAACAATGATCAAATACTTAAGGGTTAATTAATGTGGGCGGGACCTGCGTGGCTCTGAGAGGCTGTTTACAATCTGACTGGATTTAGGAAGCCGGTCTGAGCTGGAGATATTGTTTGTCTGCAGTAAATATGTGAACGCAGGGATAGAAGCAGCAATGCCATCGCTTCAGTACTGCACAACACTGAAACCTAAGCTGTCTGTCAATCCCCAGGTAGTAAAGAGGAAATTATAAGATATATTGTACCAAATTTGGGAGAAATAGCAGGTTAAACGTGTCCGTGATGGTTCCTTGGTGTTACTCCATCACTGGGttctttaaagtttaaaaaaagaacaccgCTTTCTGCCTTTGAGTCTGAAgagtcaaacaggaagtggttttgGTGGAGTGGGTATCTTTAAGAAGCAGCATGGAGTATCGTGCGAGCAGCAGACGAGTCTTCCTCTGTAACTGATGTGTGGTGAAACCTCTTCTGGTTTTATTAACTGACTAAGATATAAATCTGAAGATATTTAATGTGCCGTATGATTTGGTAATTATGGGATGCGACAAGTTTGCACGAACACACATCAGTCATGAAAAACCTGATGAGGAGGTCAGTGTGACAGTTATGACTCATCTGTCTGATCCTAAATCTGTAATCCTCGGGGACAGTCAGTCCTGTGTACATtttgacacacacgcacacacacactagattGGACATGGCGGTTTATGTAGGGAGGTTTAGGCAATCCACACTTTCATTTTTACGGTCTGATGTTCTGTCTATGTGAACAAACTCAATGCTCTTAATTATAAACCCTGTTCCGGAACCAGGTGAATGAAAGAGGTCATGCAGCAAATCCATCGCAGGTGCAGATGATGAGCAGGAGACGGATTAAAGGATtttgaagctttaaaaaaaagtgattttgcAAAATGAGGGTACAAGTCATTAGCACGGTTATAAGAAGGGTCCCTGAAGGATAAAGCACTTAAACGGAATACCTTAAATGGTGACAGTGAATAAGAACGACATTATTTTTACCTTCAGAACcaatttgctttaaaaaaaaatgtcttctaagtcaaataaaagtctttaaaatacagaagaaaGACTCTTTTAATAACCGTTGGGtccagttttttttcctttataattAATATGACAATAATGGGCCAGATATTTGCTTTCAAACTCAACCAGAACATCACTGCGACTGTTTTATCAGCAGAACTTTTTGTTATGGGGTTTGGATGTTCTGTGGTTTTAGGTTTGCGTCCTTCACCAGGAAGTGTGAGTGTGGACTGTCACCTTGTGTAGCTGCACCCCGACGGAGTGATCCCTGACAGTCCCTCGCCCACCCGGGATCTTTAACTGTGGGTGAGGGGCATCAGGAGCACCACTGAGGCCCCGGAGACTGAGGGTTGGAGCCGGGGAGCCGTGGCCCCGATAACCAGGAACTGTGGAGAAAAGATGAATCTGTCAGAATTTCCGTTTCAAAATATCTTCCTGCACACAGAACCATTATTACGATTACCTGCAGCTGCAACGTCCCTATCGCCTAAGACACACTGGCCAGATGAAGTATTGTatcacaatatttaaatgtaccttGGAGATTTTAAAAGCTAGAAGCACTTTGtagaaatgcatttatattcCCCTTATTTCATCATTTCTTTGCCTACTATTCTGGGGATTGTAACATACACACTAGCAAGTATAGCTACATAATTATTCTAGGAATAAAGCAACACTTGTAATAATCGCTCAATTGTTACAGTACATTTTCAATCCAAAAATGGCAACTAAAAAGCCAAAATCAGCCCCATAATGATACAAAATATCTTGGgagttttggactgacaaaaccaaaaccaaataCTCAATCTAGCGCAGTTCTATCTGAATCCTTCGACCACAGGACGCCGGTTTGTTTACAAGGAAATGAAATTCAAACGCAAACTCCACAGAGCATCTGATCGTGTATTAATGTCACTCTGCTTCTGATGTTAGTCTCTGAGTGTgttgcctcacacacacacactcctctccacTTCATTAAGCACCTCCTTGTAATCACCCAACACAAAGCACCTGTGTTAACATGCTCCACCAATGACGTCTCAGGGACTGCCAGAGGGACTGAACATGATCAAACTGCTTTGTTTCATAAGAATCCTACAAGTATCTATTCAAACAATAGAAATCCTGACAGAATAAATTCCTCTAGTGTGACTGTAGTCTGTGAATCAATACTGCCTCAGGCAGAGATCAGACGAGTCTCTAACCAGAAGGAACTTAAACTGTTTGGCCTTAAACATGAGACACGGTGGTCTAAGTAGTCCAGCCATGTTGGCTATATATAGATTTGggcatttttttctccaacccTGTGACCATGATTCAAAtcataaaacacaaagcaagaCTGATCATGTGATGTGGGCAGACCCCGACAAGTTTCAGCCTATTGACAAACCATCCCTGATGTTTATGAGCCGGTGAAAGACAGAATTAAAGCCTCTGATTAATTGTCTGCATTCAAAGAGCTCCTGACGCCTTGAGCGAGTGTCCTGTAAGGCATGCATCTCAACAAGCACATGATCTGTAAACACGTCTGCAAATAGCTGTAGAGGCTTTTGGGAACACACATCCCCGGCGCTTTGAGTTACAGTCGTGCTACTCTAACCAGGCATGATGGCAGAAGGCCGAGTAGCCCGGATACAAGGGATGAGGATTCtcacttattttgaaaatgttggcctttattattatttgaccCTGAGAGAGTCTCGCACctttaaagcaaacaaacaggaTCTACATCTTCTGTTTGAAGTGCACGAGCTGCACCAAACTGTTATTGGGTAAATAGACAGATATGACCCGAGTCACGAGACAGCTGACAGCCAGTTTCCCTGCAGAGCGCACAGGTAACCTGGACCACCTGACCTGCATACCTGCAATACGAACAAAAAGGTGTTTATGTCACACCGCTTACTCTGCAGCAGAAACTGTGCACACCTTTTCCCCGTTTCATCATGTAGCTATTGGTGTCGACgatgacaaaaacaaatgaactgaactagtgttgtcacgataccaacatttttgtttcgaAACCAAGTCCAGAATTGCGATTTCGGTACCTTTCTTAGAAAAGGGGAAGCCgtcttaaatgtcattattgtgctttatttcaaacctggGAGAAAACATCTGTTAAACAAACTACTTATAGTAGATGAActacattatttaaaagttgacatttgaACTTTGGATCATAACACGGGAGAAATAAATGGAgtgctctcttttcccctctctctctccctctcctctcctgacaGTCACTCATAcccgtctcatgcagctcaatgatccagCAATGAGAGACCcgacagtgaagaataaacCTATTTATAACTAGTTTAGCTAGTTCCAGATGTAGATAAGATAGTTAAGTGTGTTAGGTCCTCAACTTGAAGTACGTGTTTTGCTCCGCGCACGGGTCCGGTCGCAACTGGCGGAGCTGCGGCGGTGATCATGTAGAGCtgcgtgttctccgtcagcagagatgaaaccaaaatatttccaaatttTGTTTCTTGCGTCTTTTTCGTCAACATGCCGAAGCCCATCGACAATTGCACTTGCAGCCATGCTCTCGTTTTGTCACATGATATGACAGCTAGAGCGtgcatgagagaggggaggcacaGGCACGgctgcagggagtggaagcagagcgctgaacacacacaggaaatacggcTCTTATTAAAACATTCATTCTTAAAGTACCGATACTGATGAAATGGGGGAATCGTTGCGTTTTTAACGGCAGGGTATCGCGATACCTTTCTAGTATCGGCGCACCATGTAACACTAAACTGAACAGTTGAATCCATAATTAACTCAATAAATTGTCAGTATTATCTAATGTTTAATGGACTAATAATGAAAGTGATTTACTTGTTTGTCCATATATTGcaatattatgtattattcatCAACTGCTTGTTGgtaatttattatatttaacatgtttgtaTGTCATCTTTTATGAAACTTTGTAAATGTTGACATGCTTAATGTAAATTTCCACCCCCACTCACTCATTACAAAcaattaagaaaaagaaagtgcGTGATTTGGTAACAAAAAAGATTTTAGGGTGCAACGACAATAGAAACATACTCAATTataagtcctgcatttaaaatgattcatcATACATGAAAATAAGAAGCAGCAAGACCTATTAAAAAGTAGTGTTTATGCAGGAGTAAAACATAATCTTTTTTAAGATGCATGAACTCATAAGCAGGATAGTCACTAATATAATGAACTTGTTGGTGCTTTAATCGCTAAGAATTCATAAGATTTTATTGAGTAATTGTAGTTTTCAAGTTGTAAGCAGTGAAATATAGTTGGGCTGGATGcagaaataaatggaaatagtTCAAGTACCTTCACATTATAGGTGCAGTACATTACTTAAATTCCTCTACTGACCACTGTACCACAATCTCCTCTAGCAAAACATGGAAGTCGTcaggagttttaaaaaaaaaaattccacAGAAACAAAAGTGAACCAGTGTTTGGGGATGGCAGGTAGGGGGAAGAGATTAGCACGCTTGCCAAGATGTCAAGACCAGCTTCTCTTTTTCCATGTTCCCTTCCAGAGCAGACAGGAGAGCCTGTCCTTGATGGAAATGCCAGCTTGTTTTGAAAGACGACACTTTGGTCTTCTGACATTTCAGACACACTCTAAGCAGCTCTCCTGCCCCACCGCCCCCTGTGCCATGATGCCCCTCTAGCTTCAGTCTTTAGCACACCAAAAGGTTACAAGGTTATCCTAAAACAGTATTTAGGTTACGTTTGAGAAGGTCAACTCTATGGGTTGAAAAAGTGTGCAGCACTGTGTGAAggaatttacacacacacacacacacacacacacacacacacacacacacacacacacacacacacacacacacacacacacacacacacacacacacacacacacacacacacacacacacacacacacacacacacacacacacacacacacacacacacacacacacacacacacacacacacacacacacacacacacactcactcctgGCCTGTATTAATATGCTGGTGAGGATTTAATCATctgtgtgttggagagagacTCAAAGATGCCAAGTGCGTCACTGTCCAATTCTGCCAGACCTCGAGGGGTGAGGACATGCAAGAGGAAAAAGTGTTTTACAGGATTAATGCTTCCACTGCTTGCTCCCTGAACCGAGTTGTTTTGAGAGCTGCTTTCAGGTGGATTGTTTCGGGGCCCAGTTGGCCAGCTAAGGCGGCAAAGTTCAGCCGCTAGCCAAGAAACACACAACTCaactaaaacaggaagtgctctgACAGGTTCTCCAAGAATCCTGACACACCAAAACAACCTCTCACATTATAATTAACAGCGTAACTATGGAAAAAGACACAACTTAAACTTAGATTGTCCACACAAACATGGCTGTTAACCCCAAAACTGGTTTAGGTTGGAGATATAAAGATAAACAATGCATTGCTGGTGAGAGAAAGTAAACAGGAGAGTCGTCGGACCTCTTCCGACCCCTGGAAGTTTGGCAGAGCAACGTGTCGGAAATACGTagagacagaaacaggaagGATGGACGTATCCCTGTCCAAACACCACGCACTGACACAAACTGTGGCTGTGAAAGGCTGGACtcacagaaaacaacaataacaaccagACCAGTCTAAATAACCAGGACAGTGCAGAGCGAGATATTCAAATCAGCAAAGTGTAGAGGAACAAATGGGAAGCGCAAAAACACACTGTGGAAAGGAGGAGGATGTGAGTAGGAAGGACTACCACTTTGGAAAAGTAGAATTAGGGCTGGGTAACATATCAATAATGAGATCAGagtacatgtttttgtgtcttaaaGGCTGcattaagtaaataaatgtcCCTTTCTAAACTTACGGAGCAGTTCTATTATCTGCCTTCACCCACTTCGTTAATATATCCACAATACTGTTGGTTATTTATCAAAAATCTCATTCTGTTAatgatttgtaaaaaaatatggtTCATGTTATAACAGTAATTAACGAAGCCGCACCAATCAAAGACCTACCAACAGGCAGCACTTATATGGAGCACATGGCAGTTAAATAACATCCCTAACACAGA
Above is a genomic segment from Eleginops maclovinus isolate JMC-PN-2008 ecotype Puerto Natales chromosome 2, JC_Emac_rtc_rv5, whole genome shotgun sequence containing:
- the oaz2a gene encoding LOW QUALITY PROTEIN: ornithine decarboxylase antizyme 2a (The sequence of the model RefSeq protein was modified relative to this genomic sequence to represent the inferred CDS: deleted 1 base in 1 codon); its protein translation is MVNYSVEFLSNSNIFSCQKGPKDPCFLEAIMLNTEESSWLSGPRLPGSNPQSPGPQWCSDAPHPQLKIPGGRGTVRDHSVGVQLHKDEKLTVTQANTASGTPSFLRFQYQLNERRSASWDTFLSRGSLFLEIPAGALVDGSKEGLTALLEFVEEKLKVSYVFLWFHKNREDRSAIIRTFHYMGFEMVKPGHPMVPARLDLAFMVYSLENSSSDEE